The window GCTGTTTATGGCCGCGATCAGGTTGTCGGCTGTCCAGCCGGTTTGGGCTATTACGGTAGGGTTCTGTACACCGTAATTGATTAGCTTATCCACTAACTGAAAAGGAAAAGAATCCTTTTGTGATACCGCCTCACCAATAGTATAGGAGTCGCCTAAGGCTAAATAAGTAATGGGAGTATTGCTTACAGGCATAATTTGCACGTTGGTATCAGGAGCATCCGGTAATGATATCACAGATTTTGAACAGGCCAGCAAACTGCTTATCCCTATTATGGTTAAAATTAATCCTTTCATACTATCTCCATACCAAAAAGTACGGAAATATGATGTTTAAGGATTTTTTTAACTTCTTCCATATCAACCTCGCGGCCCAGTTCGGCTTGCAGCGATGTTACCGCTTTATCGTCAATACCGCAGGGCACAATGTTTTTAAAATAATCAAGGTTCACATTAACGTTGAACGCGAAACCGTGCATGGTTACCCAGCGGCTGCACCGTACGCCCATGGCACAAATTTTACGGGCACGGTCGTTATCAGCATCAAACCAAACACCGGTATAGCCGGGGTAACGGCCGGCAGTTAGGCCATAATCGGCCAGGGTTAATATCACCGCTTCTTCCAGCGTGCGCAGGTACAGGTGAATATCTGTAAAAAAGTTATCCAGGTCTAATATCGGGTACCCTACAATTTGCCCCGGGCCATGGTAGGTAATATCCCCACCGCGATTGATCTGGTAATAAGTGGCCTGCTTATCTTTTAAACCCTGTTCATCCAGCAGCAAGTTCTCGGCATGACCACTTTTGCCCAGCGTATATACGTGCGGATGTTCGCAAAAAACAAGATAATTTGGGGTTTCTTCGGCTACACAATGGTCGTAGGTATGCTCGGTACTTCCGCTTAGGGCAAGTTCTTTATTCCGCAGGTTAAGTTTTTGCTTAACGGTTTCGTTAAAAAGCATTTCCTGGCGGTCCCAGCCCTGCTTGTAATCTACTAACCCCCAATCCTGGAAAAATACCTGTTTGTTTTTCATTATTAAGCTCCCTTAACGTATCCTACCATATAATCCTGGTATTGCAAATATCGCACAGTGTAATCCAGTTTCACGTCACCTTTATGTAATTGTGCTTGTATACTGCCTTCGGGTTCAAAGCTGAAAGGCTGCAGGGCAATGTTATCCATAAATGAAACTTCTTTTTGCCCGTAACATTTATAAACAGCTTCCTTAGCACACCAGGCTGCATAAAGCGATTTGATATACTGTTCATCCTGCGGGATAGCGGCTAATTCGCCGGGGTTCATAAACCGGGGTGCAATGCGTGCTACCTTTTGCTGTATCTGTTCAATGTCAATTCCCACGGTTGCTTTCTTGCTGATCATTACCGCGGCGTAATCAAATGAGTGGCTTAATGAAATATGATAGGGCAGGTTCACCAGGTAGGGTTTGCCGTGCGCGTCTATCTTGCAATCAATGTATTCATCGGTGCGAAGCATAGTGCGTAACAATACACGTGTGCCCAGCCAGTGCAGGTGGCGTTTGCCATGGCGCAGCTGTTCAATAAATGCTTTTTCTTCTTCATTTAACTGCAGTTTGGCATACAGGTCTTCGGCTTCTTCCTCTATCTTCCATAGGGCGAACTCGGTATCTGCATCTATCTGCTTGCTGAAGGCTATAGCCATAAAACTAAAATTAAAAAAGCATGGCAAAATTACTCCAAATAATTCTAATTTAGTCAGCCTTAAGCCCACGAATATGATATTGTCAGACAAGCGCATTTTAGAAGAGATTGATAAAGGAAATATTATCATCGAACCGTTTAAACGCGATTGTTTGGGTACAAATTCATACGATGTGCATTTAGGTAAATACCTGGCCACTTATCGCAACCGTGTGCTGGATGCCAAGGTGCATAACGAGATAGACAACTTCGAGATACCTAAGGATGGTTTTATGCTGCAACCGGGCACGCTTTATCTGGGTGTAACCCTTGAATATACCGAAACCCAT of the Mucilaginibacter boryungensis genome contains:
- the lipB gene encoding lipoyl(octanoyl) transferase LipB; protein product: MKNKQVFFQDWGLVDYKQGWDRQEMLFNETVKQKLNLRNKELALSGSTEHTYDHCVAEETPNYLVFCEHPHVYTLGKSGHAENLLLDEQGLKDKQATYYQINRGGDITYHGPGQIVGYPILDLDNFFTDIHLYLRTLEEAVILTLADYGLTAGRYPGYTGVWFDADNDRARKICAMGVRCSRWVTMHGFAFNVNVNLDYFKNIVPCGIDDKAVTSLQAELGREVDMEEVKKILKHHISVLFGMEIV
- a CDS encoding 4'-phosphopantetheinyl transferase family protein is translated as MAIAFSKQIDADTEFALWKIEEEAEDLYAKLQLNEEEKAFIEQLRHGKRHLHWLGTRVLLRTMLRTDEYIDCKIDAHGKPYLVNLPYHISLSHSFDYAAVMISKKATVGIDIEQIQQKVARIAPRFMNPGELAAIPQDEQYIKSLYAAWCAKEAVYKCYGQKEVSFMDNIALQPFSFEPEGSIQAQLHKGDVKLDYTVRYLQYQDYMVGYVKGA